Proteins from a genomic interval of Micromonospora sp. NBC_00389:
- a CDS encoding cytidine deaminase family protein: MELRDTDRALVQAATAVAKLRCRSENHSVAAAVRTADGRVFTGVNVYHFTGGPCAEIVAVGAAATQGVTELETIVAVGDRGRGVIPPCGRCRQVLRDYFPALRVIVGPADALRVVEIDELLPETYVWADHQVDPGATGGVVPVARTGAAG, translated from the coding sequence ATGGAGCTGCGGGACACCGACCGGGCGCTGGTGCAGGCCGCCACGGCGGTCGCGAAGCTGCGCTGCCGCAGCGAGAACCACAGCGTGGCGGCGGCCGTCCGGACCGCCGACGGGCGGGTCTTCACCGGGGTGAACGTCTACCACTTCACCGGAGGCCCGTGCGCGGAGATCGTCGCGGTCGGCGCCGCCGCCACCCAGGGCGTGACCGAGCTGGAGACCATCGTCGCGGTGGGGGACCGGGGGCGCGGGGTCATTCCGCCGTGCGGACGGTGCCGGCAGGTGCTGCGCGACTACTTCCCGGCCCTGCGGGTGATCGTCGGTCCGGCGGACGCCCTGCGGGTCGTCGAGATCGACGAGCTGCTGCCGGAGACGTACGTCTGGGCCGACCACCAGGTCGATCCGGGGGCGACCGGGGGCGTCGTGCCCGTGGCGCGCACCGGCGCGGCCGGCTGA
- a CDS encoding YciI family protein → MRFDQHTVVLLVRPADAPELPLDAVDRLQNAHLAHQAGLVEQGLVLAAGPLLDTDDERLRGFVVLSVDPDAARELYHNDPAVRAGRLAVQVMSWMVPEGNVRFESVPMPRSMLEAAAGD, encoded by the coding sequence ATGCGATTCGACCAGCACACGGTCGTACTCCTGGTGCGGCCGGCGGACGCCCCGGAGCTGCCGCTGGACGCGGTCGACCGGTTGCAGAACGCCCACCTGGCCCATCAGGCGGGGCTGGTGGAGCAGGGTCTCGTACTCGCGGCCGGTCCGCTCCTGGACACCGACGACGAGCGGCTGCGCGGCTTCGTCGTGCTCTCGGTGGACCCGGACGCGGCCCGCGAGCTGTACCACAACGATCCGGCGGTGCGGGCCGGGCGCCTGGCCGTGCAGGTGATGAGCTGGATGGTGCCGGAGGGCAACGTACGGTTCGAGAGCGTGCCGATGCCCCGGTCGATGCTGGAGGCGGCAGCCGGCGACTGA
- a CDS encoding FecCD family ABC transporter permease produces MTTLAIRPAPAGKRTGTRTGRRVAVTVGAALVLLLTVLASFALGSRQLGVDQVWNALVAPDGGDASTIVREMRMPRTALGLAVGLALAVAGVLFQALTRNPLAEPRILGISAGASFGVVLAISVFGVGTLAGYVWFGIAGALLAGVLVFAIAARAREGASPVTLALVGAALDASLASGVYALLSIDTRTFEEYRFWVVGGLAGRDLGVTAQVLPFVLAGLVLAVLVARGLDALALGDDVARGLGNRVGLVRLGGGLAAVLLTGAAVAAAGPIAFVGLAVPHLARALVGADHRWTLAVSALLGPALLLGADVVGRLVAPPGEIPAGIITALIGAPLLAVLVRRARVVTA; encoded by the coding sequence GTGACCACCCTCGCCATCCGGCCGGCCCCGGCCGGCAAACGGACCGGCACCCGCACCGGCCGCCGGGTGGCCGTCACCGTCGGCGCCGCGCTGGTACTGCTGCTCACCGTGCTGGCCAGCTTCGCTCTGGGCAGCCGGCAACTCGGCGTGGACCAGGTCTGGAACGCCCTCGTCGCGCCGGACGGCGGCGACGCCAGCACCATCGTCCGTGAGATGCGGATGCCACGCACCGCGCTCGGCCTCGCCGTCGGGCTCGCCCTCGCCGTGGCCGGTGTGCTGTTCCAGGCGCTCACCCGCAACCCCCTCGCCGAACCGCGCATCCTCGGCATCAGCGCCGGTGCGTCGTTCGGCGTGGTGCTGGCCATCTCCGTCTTCGGCGTCGGCACCCTCGCCGGGTACGTCTGGTTCGGCATCGCCGGGGCGCTGCTCGCCGGAGTGCTGGTCTTCGCCATCGCCGCCCGGGCCCGCGAGGGCGCCAGCCCAGTCACCCTCGCGCTGGTCGGCGCTGCCCTCGACGCCAGCCTCGCCTCCGGGGTGTACGCGCTGCTCAGCATCGACACCCGCACGTTCGAGGAGTACCGGTTCTGGGTGGTCGGTGGTCTGGCCGGCCGGGACCTGGGGGTCACCGCGCAGGTGTTGCCGTTCGTCCTCGCCGGGCTGGTGCTGGCCGTCCTGGTGGCCCGAGGCCTCGACGCGCTGGCCCTCGGCGACGACGTGGCCCGCGGTCTCGGCAACCGGGTCGGCCTGGTCCGCCTCGGCGGTGGCCTCGCCGCCGTGCTGCTGACCGGAGCCGCGGTGGCCGCAGCCGGGCCGATCGCCTTCGTCGGGCTGGCCGTGCCGCACCTGGCGCGCGCCCTGGTCGGCGCGGACCACCGCTGGACCCTTGCCGTCTCCGCCCTGCTCGGGCCGGCGCTGCTGCTCGGCGCCGACGTCGTCGGCCGGCTCGTCGCCCCGCCCGGCGAGATACCGGCCGGGATCATCACCGCCCTGATCGGCGCGCCGCTGCTGGCCGTGCTGGTCCGCCGCGCCCGGGTGGTGACCGCATGA